In Streptomyces sclerotialus, one genomic interval encodes:
- a CDS encoding 3-hydroxybutyrate dehydrogenase, with amino-acid sequence MSAPSTPGTDHAPGLGGRTALVTGAAGGIGAACALRLAAAGATVRAVDRDGDGLARLAARADGLPGALQQITLDLTDLDAAEEIAAGADILVNNAGIQLVRPIEEFPPDVFATVLKVMLEAPFRLVRGALPHMYAQGWGRIVNISSVHGLRASPYKSAYVAAKHGLEGLSKVAALEGAEHGVTSNCVNPGYVRTPLVEKQLADQAEAHGIPAERVLTEILLADSAMKRLVEPDEVADAVAYLCGPQASFITGTSLCMDGGWTAH; translated from the coding sequence ATGAGCGCCCCCTCCACACCAGGTACCGACCACGCGCCCGGCCTCGGCGGCCGCACCGCACTCGTCACCGGCGCCGCCGGCGGCATCGGCGCGGCCTGCGCCCTGCGGCTGGCGGCGGCCGGCGCCACCGTCCGCGCGGTCGACCGGGACGGCGACGGACTCGCCCGGCTCGCGGCACGGGCCGACGGGCTGCCCGGCGCGCTCCAGCAGATCACCCTCGACCTCACCGACCTGGACGCCGCCGAGGAGATCGCGGCCGGCGCCGACATCCTCGTCAACAACGCGGGCATCCAGCTCGTCCGCCCCATCGAGGAGTTCCCGCCCGACGTCTTCGCGACCGTACTGAAGGTCATGCTGGAGGCGCCCTTCCGCCTCGTACGCGGCGCACTGCCGCACATGTACGCGCAGGGCTGGGGCCGTATCGTCAACATCTCCTCCGTGCACGGCCTGCGCGCCTCGCCGTACAAATCCGCCTATGTCGCCGCCAAGCACGGCCTGGAGGGCCTGTCCAAGGTCGCGGCCCTGGAAGGCGCCGAGCACGGCGTCACCTCCAACTGCGTCAACCCCGGCTACGTCCGCACCCCGCTGGTCGAGAAGCAGCTCGCCGACCAGGCCGAAGCGCACGGCATCCCCGCCGAGCGGGTGCTGACCGAGATCCTCCTCGCCGACTCCGCCATGAAACGGCTGGTCGAGCCGGATGAGGTCGCCGACGCCGTCGCGTACCTCTGCGGCCCCCAGGCGTCCTTCATCACCGGCACCTCGCTGTGCATGGACGGCGGATGGACGGCGCACTGA
- a CDS encoding alpha-ketoglutarate-dependent dioxygenase AlkB — translation MVTTHLQSSLFDGVEDIGLRSLAGVERTTLGLGAWIDVLPGWLTGADELFQELVAAVPWRAERRQMYERTVAVPRLLCHYAEGVELPHPVLDEAREELGAYYAEELGEPFRTAGLCYYRDGEDSVAWHGDRIGRGRTQDTMVAILSVGEPRTLALRPRDGGGPTVRRSLGHGDLIVMGGSCQRTWDHAIPKTARPVGPRISVQFRPRGVL, via the coding sequence ATGGTCACCACGCATCTGCAGAGTTCGCTCTTCGACGGGGTCGAGGACATCGGCCTGCGGTCGTTGGCAGGGGTCGAGCGCACGACCCTGGGCCTCGGCGCCTGGATCGACGTGCTGCCCGGCTGGCTGACCGGGGCCGACGAGCTGTTCCAAGAGCTGGTGGCAGCCGTGCCCTGGCGCGCCGAACGGCGGCAGATGTACGAGCGAACGGTGGCCGTCCCCCGGTTGCTGTGCCACTACGCAGAGGGCGTGGAGCTGCCGCATCCGGTGCTCGACGAGGCGCGGGAGGAACTCGGCGCGTACTACGCCGAGGAGCTCGGCGAACCGTTCCGCACCGCCGGGCTGTGCTACTACCGCGACGGCGAGGACAGCGTCGCCTGGCACGGCGACCGCATCGGACGCGGCCGCACCCAGGACACCATGGTCGCGATCCTCTCCGTCGGGGAACCCAGGACACTGGCGCTCCGCCCCCGCGACGGCGGCGGACCCACCGTCCGCCGTTCCCTCGGCCACGGCGACCTGATCGTCATGGGCGGCTCCTGCCAGCGCACCTGGGATCACGCCATCCCCAAGACCGCCCGCCCCGTCGGCCCCCGCATCAGCGTCCAGTTCCGGCCCCGCGGGGTGCTCTGA
- a CDS encoding helix-turn-helix transcriptional regulator, with amino-acid sequence MDDHDGAAPLPDGGRETVQRGPAGRQTELAALHRLLAAARTGHPSIVLVEGASGMGKTALVEYFLSEHGPGGHSPCAPGTGGPGPAGQRAVRVHRANGVRWENELDLGVADQLAKASGASLFPDGAAPAEPPGPLAAGRRLYEIWSAHREDTAVVVIDDAHWADAASLRAVASAVRRMSTEKVLVVLAAADDQLHRLPVDVLEFLAAHRDGALRLGPLTPEDVQQLAWSAGRVDLSLPAARILCRHTRGTPRHITDLLQEVPAGIWRDWQPALPAPRRYASAVHRRLDTCGPQARTLVEACSALGESVPFAEAAELSGVAEPLAAVDEARRAGLLTTADGPGLTLLTFPHPLVRAAVHGALGLVERGDLHRRAAEIVEDHGRRLMHRVAATPAADAELADDLDRFAADRAAEGAWSQAAGALVAAGRLTPARATRRDRLLRAVDALVGAGDRPQAETFAAELESFPPGALRDSVLGYLAITRGRPEEAEVRLSQAWERCDPARRPELAAAICHRRVLHSLGRCRPADLVHWARKAVDLVGPMEPSAVESEAILGLGLAAMGRTEEAARAYDDVLARISSGAQSQRVQMGRGWMDLARDEPEAARRELEGAVPTGFRMGSTRISLWAQAWLARTQFALGAWQDAVRTVDRAAAQLAEVRMELLRPLVHWTGAQIHALRGDWAAAHHHVRHASADMQHYEAMVLPACLARAQVAEARGQYERVTAALEPVLRLRHREGIDEPGFWPWQDVYANALVMTNRVPEADAFLKPFEELAADRGHRSTMARLGYVRGRIAGSEGDLDAARAHFEGALAHLEHLPLPYDRARVSYAYGQTLRRAGKRREADALLQNARDAYVLLGARTYVERCERELQAGGLKRDGVAEFSRLTAQERAVARLVARGMSNAQVAAELFLSVKTVQYHLTHVYAKFGVRSRGELAAVFRDS; translated from the coding sequence ATGGACGATCACGACGGCGCGGCGCCCCTTCCGGACGGCGGCCGCGAGACGGTCCAGCGGGGCCCCGCCGGCCGGCAGACGGAGCTCGCGGCACTGCACCGCCTGCTGGCCGCCGCCCGCACCGGACACCCCTCGATCGTCCTGGTCGAGGGGGCCTCCGGCATGGGCAAGACCGCCCTGGTCGAGTACTTCCTGAGCGAACACGGCCCGGGCGGACACAGCCCGTGCGCACCCGGCACCGGCGGGCCCGGCCCGGCCGGGCAGCGCGCGGTCCGCGTGCACCGCGCCAACGGCGTCCGCTGGGAGAACGAGCTGGACCTCGGCGTCGCCGACCAGCTCGCCAAGGCATCGGGTGCCTCCCTCTTCCCCGACGGCGCCGCACCGGCGGAACCGCCGGGACCACTCGCGGCGGGCCGCCGGCTGTACGAGATATGGAGCGCCCACCGCGAGGACACCGCCGTCGTCGTCATCGACGACGCCCACTGGGCCGACGCCGCCTCGCTGCGCGCCGTCGCCTCCGCCGTACGCCGGATGTCCACCGAGAAGGTCCTCGTCGTCCTCGCCGCTGCCGACGACCAGCTGCACCGCCTGCCGGTCGACGTACTGGAATTCCTCGCGGCCCACCGGGACGGCGCGCTGCGCCTGGGACCGCTCACCCCGGAGGACGTCCAGCAGCTGGCCTGGAGCGCGGGCCGCGTGGACCTCTCGCTCCCCGCCGCGCGCATCCTCTGCCGCCACACCCGCGGCACCCCCCGCCACATCACCGACCTGCTCCAGGAAGTACCCGCCGGCATCTGGCGCGACTGGCAGCCCGCGCTGCCCGCACCCCGGCGGTACGCCTCCGCCGTCCACCGCCGCCTCGACACCTGCGGACCGCAGGCCCGCACCCTCGTCGAGGCGTGCTCGGCCCTGGGCGAGTCGGTGCCGTTCGCCGAGGCCGCCGAGCTGTCCGGCGTCGCGGAGCCGCTCGCGGCGGTCGACGAGGCCCGCCGCGCCGGGCTCCTCACCACGGCAGACGGCCCCGGACTGACCCTCCTCACCTTCCCCCACCCGCTCGTACGGGCCGCCGTGCACGGTGCGCTCGGCCTCGTCGAACGCGGCGACCTGCACCGCAGGGCAGCGGAGATCGTCGAGGACCACGGCCGCCGCCTGATGCACCGGGTCGCCGCCACCCCCGCGGCCGACGCCGAGCTGGCCGACGACCTGGACCGGTTCGCCGCCGACCGGGCAGCCGAGGGCGCCTGGTCCCAGGCGGCGGGCGCACTGGTCGCCGCCGGCCGGCTCACCCCCGCCCGCGCCACCCGCAGGGACCGGCTGCTGCGGGCCGTGGACGCGCTGGTCGGTGCGGGGGACCGGCCGCAGGCCGAAACGTTCGCCGCCGAGCTGGAGAGCTTCCCGCCCGGCGCGCTGCGCGACTCCGTCCTCGGCTACCTCGCGATCACTCGCGGCCGCCCCGAAGAGGCCGAGGTACGGCTCAGCCAGGCCTGGGAGCGCTGCGACCCGGCCCGCCGGCCCGAGCTGGCCGCCGCGATCTGCCACCGCCGGGTACTGCACTCGCTCGGCCGCTGCCGGCCCGCCGACCTCGTCCACTGGGCACGTAAGGCCGTCGACCTGGTCGGCCCGATGGAGCCCTCGGCCGTGGAGTCGGAGGCCATCCTCGGACTCGGGCTCGCCGCGATGGGCCGCACCGAGGAGGCCGCGCGCGCCTACGACGACGTACTGGCCCGGATCTCCAGCGGCGCCCAGTCGCAGCGCGTGCAGATGGGCCGGGGCTGGATGGACCTGGCGAGGGACGAGCCGGAAGCCGCGCGGCGCGAACTGGAAGGCGCCGTGCCGACCGGCTTCCGCATGGGCTCCACGCGCATCTCGCTGTGGGCACAGGCCTGGCTGGCCCGTACCCAGTTCGCGCTGGGTGCCTGGCAGGACGCGGTGCGCACGGTCGACCGGGCCGCCGCGCAGCTCGCCGAGGTCCGCATGGAGCTGCTGCGCCCGCTGGTGCACTGGACCGGCGCGCAGATCCACGCGCTGCGCGGCGACTGGGCGGCCGCCCATCACCACGTCCGGCACGCCTCCGCCGACATGCAGCACTACGAGGCGATGGTGCTGCCCGCCTGCCTGGCCCGCGCCCAGGTCGCCGAGGCCCGCGGCCAGTACGAGCGGGTGACCGCCGCGCTGGAACCCGTCCTGCGGCTCCGGCACCGCGAGGGCATCGACGAGCCGGGCTTCTGGCCCTGGCAGGACGTCTACGCCAACGCGCTGGTGATGACCAACCGGGTGCCCGAGGCCGACGCCTTCCTGAAACCGTTCGAAGAGCTGGCCGCCGACCGCGGCCACCGCTCCACGATGGCCCGGCTCGGCTACGTACGCGGCCGGATCGCCGGGAGCGAGGGCGACCTGGACGCGGCCCGCGCCCACTTCGAAGGAGCCCTGGCCCACCTGGAGCACCTGCCGCTGCCGTACGACCGGGCACGGGTGAGCTACGCGTACGGCCAGACGCTCCGCCGGGCGGGCAAGCGCCGGGAGGCGGACGCGCTGCTCCAGAACGCCCGGGACGCGTACGTCCTGCTCGGCGCCCGCACGTACGTCGAGCGCTGCGAGCGGGAGCTCCAGGCGGGCGGCCTGAAACGGGACGGCGTGGCGGAGTTCTCCCGGCTCACCGCACAGGAGCGGGCGGTGGCCCGGCTGGTCGCGCGCGGGATGAGCAATGCGCAGGTCGCGGCGGAGCTGTTCCTGTCGGTGAAGACCGTGCAGTACCACCTCACACACGTCTACGCGAAGTTCGGCGTGCGCTCGCGGGGCGAGCTGGCGGCCGTGTTCCGCGACTCCTGA